The proteins below come from a single Streptomyces sp. NBC_01276 genomic window:
- a CDS encoding CBS domain-containing protein: MPATRYTVSDVMSHTAIAVGREASYKEIVQLMHQWKVSALPVLEGEGRVVGVVSEADLLPKEEYRRDEPPRHTERLDEAAKAGAVLAEELMSSPAVTVHPDATLAEAARIMARKAVKRLPVVNGVGMLEGVVSRSDLLTVFLRPDEEIEAEVRQLVLGELPLPAHVGFSVLEGVVTLQGPLRDRALVPLLARAIRAVEGVVDVRLALDGEARAAA; encoded by the coding sequence ATGCCCGCAACCCGGTACACCGTCAGCGACGTCATGTCGCACACCGCGATCGCCGTCGGCCGCGAGGCGTCGTACAAGGAGATCGTCCAGTTGATGCACCAGTGGAAGGTCAGCGCCCTGCCGGTGCTGGAGGGCGAGGGCCGCGTGGTGGGCGTGGTCTCCGAGGCCGATCTCCTGCCCAAGGAGGAGTACCGGCGCGACGAGCCCCCCAGACACACGGAGCGCCTCGACGAAGCAGCCAAAGCCGGCGCCGTACTGGCCGAGGAACTCATGTCCAGCCCCGCCGTCACCGTCCACCCTGACGCCACCCTCGCCGAAGCCGCGCGCATCATGGCACGCAAGGCCGTCAAACGGCTGCCGGTCGTCAACGGTGTCGGAATGCTCGAAGGCGTCGTGAGCCGCAGTGACCTTCTCACGGTGTTCCTGCGCCCCGATGAGGAGATCGAAGCCGAGGTCCGCCAGCTCGTCCTGGGCGAGCTGCCCCTGCCTGCCCATGTCGGGTTCAGCGTGCTGGAGGGTGTGGTCACCCTCCAGGGACCGCTTCGGGACCGGGCCCTGGTGCCGCTGCTGGCCCGCGCGATCCGGGCGGTCGAAGGTGTGGTGGACGTACGCCTCGCCCTTGACGGGGAGGCCCGCGCGGCGGCCTGA